aagaggtaacactgagggtggtctgacaggacgcgaaagcggctggtggcggcctcacctagccttgactgtgttttagtgtcgttgtgtggcgtgcacggaggtgtgtcgaaggtgtctggctgggagaactaacattggatcggctgagggagcttggtctgctgcgttctgtgggcccaggcaccacggccctgaccggagctgcgcccgagggggGAGCACCAACTGTGGTCTGACGGTATGTggaggcagggcaggctaagctaacggctagcccatgcagacggtgaccggcagttctgacagtcatcctggctggcgtttgttctactagacagtgatttttttttaaaatttagatatgtgttagtttggagatatgtgttcttgtagttcctgcagtttttggatatatgtttttgtctgtgttgcactgctgtgggcagggggaaaccatgttttgtttcgtttcatttcatgtgtgcaggtgtatgaaattacaaagtgTTTCTTCTTCTGAttctttaggagagatggcagtggagtttgtaACTAgagtgtttaacacaatctttgaaagtgagaggatgcctggggagtggagaagaagcatactggtaccgattttcaagattaAGGATAATttgctgtagcaactacagaggtatgaagttgatcagccacagcatgaagatatgggaaataatagtggaagctaggttaagaggagcggtgatgattagtgagcagcagtgtggtttcatgccacgaaacagcactacagatgcgatattTGTTTAAAGAATGTtgttggagaagtatagagaaggtcagaaggagttacattgtgtctttgtggatttagagaaagcatatgacagggtgccgagagaggaggtgtggtattgtatgaggaagtcgggcgtggcagagaagtatgtaggagtggtgcaggatacatatgaGAGCAGtgcgacagtggtgaggtgtgcggttggaatgacagatgagttcaaggtagaggtgggattacatcaaggatcggctctgagccctttcttgtttgcagtggtgacagacaggtggagagacgagatcaggcaggagtctccgtggactatgatgtttgcagatgacattgtggtctgtagcaagagtagggtgtacgttgaggagagcctggagaggaggaggtacagtgccttgcaaaattaTTCaatccccttgacagtcatcattaatttctggattataaaagatactcatacATCTgtacctgaacaatattatttttgtgaacccataataacagcatgttcccaaagccaaaataagttatgtttcattgactttttattaataaattaaaaactaaaatatagtgcttgcataagtattcaacccgtCGTTTAcataaatgacaaattattcctaaaacaaactcaggttaacacaattggacataattagtatGCACCTGTAAGGTATTAAAGTAACAGTctcatttatgggtataaaaagcaccctgtgtaaagttcattagccgggcatgAACACCAtcagaaaataaagaaaaaggaGCATagtactgaagtaagagacaaagtgattaaaatacagaaggcaggaaagggatacaaaacaatatccaagtgtttggatgtcccacggaacactgttggagccactgtcagaaagtggaagctgtatcacaccacccagacgctttgtaggacaggccgtccctcaaagctaagtgtccaagcaagatgtgggctggtgaggaaagccacagttgatcctgcaatcactttgaaggaactccagaggtcagtggctgaaactggggtaaatgtgcatgagtcaaccatatcatgaTGATTAAGCTCATGATTAAAAAGGAACTCCTGGACAGGACAGAGCATCTTCtcgacccattacagtttgcataTCGAACCAACAGGGGGGTTCAGGATGTAACCATTACTCTGCCTAACTTCGTTCATAGTCGCTTAGAGGGTAGTAAGAACCATGCCAGACTGTTGTTCGTAGATTTCTCGTCAGCCTTCAATACCATACAGCCTCACCTGCTAGTGCAGAAGCTTGTGGAACATTTTGGGTAGGACACCCACATTGTTGGATGGATTTTGGACTTCCTCACCAACAGATctcagagagtgagagtgaatggACACTTTTCTGGCTTGACTTCCACATCAACCGGctcccctcagggctgtgttctctctcctctcctctatatTCTGTACACTAATAAGTGCCACagtaagttaaaaaaatcatcacaTTGTGAAATGTGCAGATGACACGGTGATAGTGAGCCTGCTGAAGGAGAATGAAATGTCCCGTGTTCCTGCCATAGACTATTTCTCCAAATGGTGTCAGGAAGCCTTTTAGGAATTAAATGTGACTAAGACTAAAGACATGTGTATTGACTTCAGACATAATCCTTCCAACCCAGTCAACGCTAAGATTAATGGTCATGAGGTTGAAATCATTGAGTCGTATAAGTACTTGGGCACTATAATTgataacaagctgaactttgattgtaataccaatttgcaatgcaatgcaatgcaaaaaaaaagccagcagtgctttttttgtctgaggaagctggttaAGTTCGGTGTCGATaggtccctgatgactttgttgtacagatcttttattgagtcggttattactttttcttttattggttggTACACCTCTCTTAATCTTAAACAGAAAAAATGCACTAACAATGGGGATCAAGGTGTGCAGTAGTATCACAGGTACGCAACGGAAAAGTCTGTCTGATTTATATAACAAGcggatgttaaggaaagcagaatccatcctgtctgacagcacccaccccctgcacctagagattcagaccaggccttctggttcccgcttcaaatacccagtagtcaaaaccaatagatacaaacactccttcattccctcagccatttcactgctaaactctaatagtaagaggtaataccagcttgaccttgataaacactgtttATTGTTACATTGCTTTtcattggctttgttctccttactacatgttgtatttattcgccttatgtgttctgtgaaGTGTTTGTATTTAAATGttgctgctgctacacaacaattgcccctctggggacaaataaaacctacttgacttgacaaccatatcacaggctctccataaatctgacttgtatgggagggtggctcAACACTATGCATATaaagcacacttggagtttgctacgaagtatgagagagacccagttaggatgtgggtaaaagttttgtggtcagatgagacaaaagttgagctttttggccaaaactcagtgttatgtgtggcgcaaacttaacactgctcatgccctaaaaaaaccctccccacagtgaagcatggtggtggcagcctaatgctatggggttgctttttatctgcaggcactgggaaccttgttcaaattgagggaagaatggatggagctaaatacagggaaatattggaagaaaacctgttgcagtctgccataaaactgaagcttgggagaaggttcaccttccagcaggccaatgatcctaagcacaaggctaaagcaacaatggcatggctcagcaacaaaaaggtgaacattTTGTAGTGGCCAAatcaaagtccagacctcaaccccatcgaaaatctgtggcacagactgaaaatttcAGTCCAGAGACACCATCctaccaacctgcaagacctgtacaaattctgccaagaagaatgggcaaaaattactccagaagactgtccaaagcttgtacatacttaccccaaaagaatcatggctgttattgcaacaTAAGGGTACTTTACAAAGTAtttatatgtgggggttgaatccTTGTACAAACACTGTATTTTagcttttaatttatttacaaaaagtcagcgaaacataacttttttagctttgggaacatgctgttagagcttatgggttcacaaaaataacattGCCCAGGAACAGATGTGAGTATCTTTTTATAATCccgaaattagtgatgactgtcaaggaggttgaatacttttgcaaggcactgtacgcactggagagaagaggaatgaaagtcagtaggagcaagacggaatacatatgcttgaatgagagggattacagtggaatggtgaggatgcaaggagtagaggtgatgaaggcgtatgagtttaaatatttggggtcaactgttcaaagtaatggggagtgcggaagagaggtgaagaagagagtgcagacagggcggagtgggtggagaagagtgtcaggagtggtttgctacagaagagtaccagcaagagttaaagggaaggtttacaacattcaataaaggactggttgttaaaatccctagtatttgcactgcaacagtttcggtgggaaataaaccggagatggctgccaaggtgacattgccaccaccaggacacatcgtcagttgtgtacctcagcatcacagggtgtttcggccttttatcacaagacaccctccgctgaggcaggcccaccacaggttgatcggtcctgggtgtgtgtcctgtggttagctgttcaccctggcaccccagacggcgtctctccttttgatccataTCCAGCgactagtcctctcagcagtgttggctagctctttggtcactctcctgtgggcctgccccctgactcctagttccctcaggagttttgccgtggagctggcaacaaagcccctacaacccacctccacagggcgcaccttcaccttccagcctctgtcctctgcttcggctgctaggttggcgtaccacaGCTTCTTACACTCGTACGCTTCATCAACTGCATCCTGCAAGGGGACTGTCAGCtcgatgatgtaagcgagctggcaagaattggaccagaggacgaggtctggtcgcaaggtggttgttgcgatctctgttggGAAGATGAGcgtctggcctaagtccacctgCATTttccaatccctggctgagtttagtaaGCCTAAGTCGggtagtgaagggttggccttcagtttatccccctcctgAACAAAAGCTGGAAAACGCCGGGGcctttcctggttgttgaagggttgggcattgatggaaaccctcttgcactcgagttcagctgccaagcacctgagcacctgattgtgtcgccaggtgtatctgccttgggtgaggctggtgttgcagccaaccaagatgtgcttgagggttgctggggctgtacacagggagcaagatggattctctccaagccAGAGATGTAGAtttgtgggagagggcaggatatcatatgtggctttgatgatgaagctcagcctgtttgattccatgctccaggcctaactccatgtgagtttcctcttttcaacaccctcccacctcatccaccGGCCCTGtctggcttgtgctacggctttagaacatctggctgcttcttcctgttggCGAACCTACtctaccaccatagttcgccgtttgGTAATAGTccccttttgccaggtaggtgttttgagaccagctatgttatacatatggtttggagacagtggcactaacgaaaagacaggaggtggcagagttgaagatgctaagattttcgtttggagtgacgaagaaggacaagattaggaatgagtatattagcggGATAGCtcatgttggacggtttggagacaaagcaagagaggcaagattgagatggttttgacatgagtggaggagagatgctggtatattgggagaaggatgctgaatatggagctgccaggcaagaggaaaagaggaaggccaaagaggaggtttgtggatgtggtttgggaggaaatgcaggtggctggcgtgacagatgaagatgcggaggacaggaagagatggaaatggatgatccgctgtggtgacgcctaatgggagcagccagtagtagtagtagtagattgatgcgtttcatcactgtacagtcatatcattcagtttacagcaaaaaaaaaaaaagtgtaagtGTCGAGTACCTCTTTATTTCTGCCTGCAGTGTTCATTTAGGCAAAGAACTAGGACATAGAGCACAAGTTGGAAACTAAGAAGAAAATAAAACACGGTGCGTTCTTTCAGGGAGAACAGATCTTTCAGCAGTAGTTAGAGCTGATCAGCCATACGTTTCTGATCCAGTCTGAAGGGATTAAActgttaaatgtttttcttttatttttcataaGGACTTGCACTCTAAGTGTAAACCACACTGTTCCCCTAACAAAACATAAAACGCAGGTAACTGCAAGTAAACACACATTCAACGTTGTATGATGAATCTACTAAAACAATCACAAAAGTGAGCAGTCATATAGTATGCAAGACTACATCTTTATTCAGAAATCATCACAACAGAGGAAATGCTGCTAAAGCCAATAGAGAAAAAAAGTATTCTTGCTTTTGTTTTTACCCATCAAAAAATATTTAGAACAAGATAAACAAATCAGTCAGTTAAATAATACAAGAGTAATGCATTCAACATATCCTTTTCATAAAATGATACAGCTGAACAACAAAATGACAATAACAGGATATTTCACCATGTCCACCTATTACATGCTGACTTCGACATGAGGATTTCACCAGTGTCCTGTAGAAGCATCACATCTCCACTTTGGACCTAGTTTTGTTAACTGACAATTTAGACTGTCCCACTTGTGTAGAATGTTACATGACCCCATGAAAGTCAAGCCAAACTATTAAAAAAATAACATTACAAAATATCAAAAAATGCTCAAAGTGAAAATCAATCAGTTATTGACATCACCTTAAATTTGGATGACATCTTTGCAGGAAAAACAGATCAGACATGATGGAGACTCTGACCTGCTCAAAAGAGAAGAAACAGTTTTGACTCTAATTACTGAGAGCAATCCTCATTTCATTCCAGTTGGCTGGCTTTGGTTGAACAGTTCAAATACATATTCGCCTTTAACTTGCTGGCAACCAGGAAATAAGCATGTCTGTGTGAGCCCCCCCAAACAAAGGCTTTTCCTTTCCCCTATACTTAGACACATGGCTAGAAGATACACAATCCTGATTAGTCACCAAAGTGACATGTTGCTCTTCATATTTCCCACGCACTGAGGCATAGCTAACATCCCTACTGAAGGATGCCAAGTGGTAGAATTGAATGGAGATATGGGATGCACAGTGACAGCTAGGAGGGAGAGTGGCACTTCAGTAGACTGAATGTAAACAGTAATGATGGAATACTTAGGCCATTATATGCGCACCTTAATAAAGTCATGTCAATCAAACTCAGCTTGGATATTAAGAATCATATTTAGATGATAACCTTAAGAATTTTTTTTCGCAAAAAACACAAGTGTGTGAATTTGAAATTTCAGATTTTATCTCGTATCAATTGAAGCGGAAATTTAATTTTAACCATGTTACACTCCTCCTTGGGACTACCATAAAATAGGTGACTTCTATGGAAATGACTGCTAGCATGGTCTTAAGAGCATTCAGTGCTCACCAATAACAAACATTCACACATAGACAAAGCTCACAACACAGAAGCATAAGCCCAACAAAAGCCTTATATATAAGACAGCATGTACATGGTATATCTAAGGTAAAACTGTTGTATGAGGAAGGCTAGTTAATTTGCCCATGTCTGTTTTTTTGGCTGAAGACATTCTTTTTCAAGTGTCCTGCTTCAAGTATTCCAAAAAACACAGAGGCAATTTTTCATGTGCTATCACGGATGCATTTGAGTACATGTGAGAATGTGTGGTGCATGCCTTGTGCAGTGGTGTTGAATATTTGGAGTGAGCATGCATGAACACTTTAACAGGTGAAGTCAGACTTCCGATCTATTTCCCCAGCTTTTTAGGGGGGTTCCATGTAAGAGATTTTGGGGAAGCCTACTCAGTTAGAATAGATCCAGATAATGAATCTTCCAATCAGCAGAGGTCTAAAGTCATAGGTCAGAGATAAAAGGCAGAGCCAAAACATCACTGACCTCTAAGTCTGCAGATGGTGGTGTGCAGCATAGAGGCAAGAGGGAAAGGAAGAGAAGGGAGGATAATGGATTGAGATTGGCCATACGAGTTAAGCAAAGTTTGGGCTCATGAATTATCTGAGGGGATGTGCTCTTCGAAACCCTCACTCTCTCTGACCAATGCTCTTTCAAGGATGACACGGCCCTCCTTGTAACGTTGGCTATCCTCGGTAGCAAACTCATATATCCAGCCCAGTTTGCTGTTGCAGTTCTTGCAGCTTACATCCCTCACCATGTGTCTGCCAGTTAGCATCACTCTGTCCTGCACCTCACTGTACTGGAGGTTCACCACCTAATGGTTTGAGACAcatcgcacaaacacacacgtaacaTAATATAGCAATTGCAGGTAAACTAAATGTTGAAAGAGTGCTTGTAGTAATATGTGTGGAAGAGCCATAATGGTTATATGTCGCGTGATAATACCAAAGCATAGTTGTAAATACACTATACAACAATACAGTATTTGTATGGCTTATGCCACATACCTTATTGAAGAGAAAGGCTCTCCCAGTTGCTCCGGTGAAGCGAGTGGATATGAGCTCAGATCGATTAGTTAGGATTGTATCACAATTGGCACAGGAAAAGAGGCGTGTACCCCCAATGTGGTCCAAAAAAATACGCCCCATTGTACAGTATGAGTCCCTTGTTCGGAACCAAATAAGACTAGAAAAAGAGAAAGGCAATGGTTAAGCAACCCCAATTGCATTTGAGAAAATCATACACATATCAGGCTATGAGACCTGAATAGTACAGCAGAACATTCCACTAAATTCTACTATATACTCAGAGACAGCTGCTATGGCTTGTCATAACCATTTTTGACAGTAGATGGCTACTGGCCTTTGAATGGTGATCAGGAATCAGACAAAAGAGCCAACAAGAAATACTTGTAATAGATCTTAATAAGTGGAGCAGATTTAATTACACAACAAATGGCATTCTTGTGTTTGGTTTTACTACGGTTTTTAAAGGCATAATATCTGAATCAACACCGTCGTGTTAATCGTATCAGACAGCGACCAAGGTGTAAATAACTAGCTTAGAAAACGCTGGGTTAGCTGTTCAGCTAACACCAGTGAGACACTAACAAAACGAAACGAAAAGTTATCTCCAAATAACAGCTCCCTTACCTTTTCGACTTGGTTCGAAAGACAACAAATTTCCAACAAGTAACGGTGTCACCGATATAGTCGGTTTATTTTCAGGTACACATCTGTTTGTGCGTTCGTCGTCGTCGTtgtgtctgtttttctttttcagctGTTCCTGTCTACGATTTGCTCGAGGCTCCAGTATCAACATCCGGTCGTGACGTCAGCGCATCGCTGCTGCGTGGGTCCGGAGTGCAGACGGGTTTTTTTGTCAGACGGTGCAAGCGGTGATGTGGAAATCCACCCAACATGTCACACAACACACAGGTCTCACACAACTGCAACGATGGTTTGAAATGCGCGTTttaattggattttttttaatactCAGAAGAGTATTTAATAAACAAACAAGTACAAACAGGTACAGAACTTAAACTTAAAGACTTGTAGATATGAGGCAAAGCGAGATAAAATAGTAGTatgtgtatggcagaattgctaaactttagagctgaagtgttcaaaaactataaaatattcttacaatctgaataggattctgaaagagccgaATGtcttgaactgtttaagcttcaaatggggtttctagctcaaaaaatgaaggaggagatacagttcaaaggtgatgagggtttcaacctttccccatagacttccattgttttgaaaaagtagaaaaagcttaatatgtctaaaagtataaaggatttcaaaaaaccgaaatgtgagccttaatgggcttaaagagatgaacattttaatacctgaatggtttcagtggctaaaagtattgtaacgtgcatggataagtagacacgttggccgctggctaacgggtctaatcctttagtcgagcggttagcgacgtctcctgcggcgcgggcgatacgggttcgcttcccggccgcggcagtttctgtggtcgcgttgtcccccgaattcgctacattggtgtcagaagtgggatggggcgaccgtaaggccatcggaagcgtatgcgccctgaggtgtGAAGctggggcggatctacagggtggcaagggacacagtcttgccacccctgttgccaccccatttataaatcagataatatgtttttaaagtatattttatgtacatgcatggtgaaggtcaatgagacccgcaccaaactcatctcaaacagaagtcgccgatttagaatccccctccccctcacaggcgcggatctacagggtggcaaggggtggcagcggccacctctgggacacagtcttgccacccctttgccaccccaggaaaaaatctctagatccactactggtgtgaaggagctgatatgtttaagcgcggggacgcacttcccgaaggaggggggtagtgtaacgtgcatggataagtagacacgctggccgctgatcGGCGGgcctgacccttcagtcgagcggttagcgatgtctcctgcggtgcgggcgatacgggttcgcttcccggccgcggcacttcctgtagttgcgttgtcccccgaattcgctacattggtgtctgaGGTGGGATGGGgccgaccgtaaggccatcgtaAGCATATGCGCCCTGaggtgtgaaggagctgatatgcttaagcgcggggacactAACTATTGGATACACACAAATAAGTGAGATGATGAACCACTACCAATTACTTACATACATATAGTATGAGCAATGTGCATGCGAGACCAATATGTAATATTACTAATATGTAATATTGCAACTGCAATGACTATATGTTAAGTGTTCGTGCCTCTGCGGTGCAAAATGATTTCCCATCAAGGATAAACAAAGATTCTAtccatgtatctatctatctatctatctatcaagcttcattttatataacgcttttctagctgcaacagccactcaaagcgctttacatttctggtcaaatcagaatctcagacacctgttataatagaacacaagccgttttctgtacaatcgctacctatttcatatctgtctgtctgtctgtctgtctaatagCCAACTCTCCTGGCTATATCTAGGATTATTGCTTACTCTCCCCCCTATTCCTTAGACTATCTGATTATCAATCAAACACCCCTGACCAGGTGAGATGAGGAGCTGTCCATGGATATGTGAGCACTCCTTTATGACGAGTGAAGATTACGTTAAATGCGTTAAACTTTCATTGAACCTAATTTAGACATATCTTATCTTCCATCTCTGAAATGTTGCTTCAAACCCTCGCTTGCCTTATCACGGTTATGTCATTCCCTGTTCCATCATCCCATTTTCATATTGGTAAAAAAATGCAAAATCATGTGAAATCATCTCCTATGCAAATGAAAGTCTTTTGAGCATTTTGTACTTCTGTATGTTGGAAATCAGTCATATGTTTGTCCAAGTTTCAGTAAATGGCAGTCTACTGAGCAAAAGGGATCTCCCTACAGAGCTACAGATGGTGTAATTTTGTTATTTTCTCTAAACTACCAATGAACAAGACATTTTAGAACTTCAACACAATTGTGCACATCTGTACACAGAAAATAACATGCAAAATATTGACAACCTTTATTTCCATTCTGCTGCTTTGTATGAAATCTAGAAATTTTACATTAGAATTATACACAAGACTTTGATAAAATTCCATTGTTCCTGATAAGATTTTCTTTATCTGATCAGGTTTTCTGTGAAGTTTGTACATTTCCAGCCGCGTGTCTAAGGATAGGGAGTATCATACATTTTCATTCAGTCTATTTCCATATGCTGGAGCCGTGCCTATCAAAGTGGGGGCCGCGGGGGCCTCAACAAACTAGAATAAAGATGaaggaaaatgctaaaaaaatcattttaaaaaataaaatcgaattattattattatgtgtattACTATAAAATATAATTTATGATACTGGAACGTATTCCCATGTTCAAGTATCTTCTAAGACCACTTCCAGTAAGGGCCATTTGAATCGTCCTGACATACCCCACAATCCACACAACTTTGGTCTGGACTACATTAATATATTTGTCCATAAAATTGTCTTAATGAAATAACGTTCATTTGCATTTGATTCCGCATTCGAGGAGTCAAGGTGGCCAAGAAAACAGTTGGATCTACAACCACTCAGGGAGTAGCTGCAGGAAGAAGGAATGTAGGTCATGTTTAAACACCCTCTGTACTGGGAGCAGTGCAGTGTGTATATTATGAGTGATTTCATGTCATGATGTGCACAGTGGTGTGTTAAGTAATCTATGATTTGTTTGCATTGAAACGAGAGGACAATTGGTGCATTTGAGTACACAGACAATGACAGCAAACTGCTTCTGCCCGGTTTCGAACCCTTCACGTGTAAGGCAAACATGATAACCACTATACTACAGAAACAGACTTGTGTGACGCTTGCGTACTGATTAAATGCCTCTGTCCTGTTGATAGTAATGACATGTGCTGGGTGAACAATAGTACCACCTGAATCATGAAGTAGCTGTTTGGATTAAAGATAACCCATGTCACAGTTTAACCAGAACAACTTATCACATTGTGTTGTTTAATTTGAATGTGAATACTCACAGTATTCAGAGATTATTTTAATGAGAGGGTATGATtaagcatgctagctagctatattAATTATGGAGTTAGTTAATGTATTAGTCTGCCCCACTGATAAACTCCTCTGAAAATTTATGCAAGGTGCTTTCAccacttttctctctcctctttccttttaCTCTTGGAAAATCtcattttaattttgttttagAAGGAAACATGATATCGCATTGCTGTTGctatttcatgggacctttaacacGTTAACATGCATGTCAGCTGGCCGGATAGCAGTTGGATCACATTTGTCCCCTCCAAAGTCGAGATGTAAACCCACCTGAGACGAGACACATTGTGGTCTGAATGCTTTAATCCCT
The DNA window shown above is from Lampris incognitus isolate fLamInc1 chromosome 16, fLamInc1.hap2, whole genome shotgun sequence and carries:
- the LOC130126478 gene encoding protein yippee-like 5, with amino-acid sequence MGRIFLDHIGGTRLFSCANCDTILTNRSELISTRFTGATGRAFLFNKVVNLQYSEVQDRVMLTGRHMVRDVSCKNCNSKLGWIYEFATEDSQRYKEGRVILERALVRESEGFEEHIPSDNS